AACTGATCCCTTTCCATGGAATCCAGTGCTGTATAGCTTTGATCATTCACGACTGGTTTGATATTGTCTTTTGCAGCCATAAAGTGAATTAATCTTTTCATGTAGGTTAAATAAATAGAAGAGCATATCCGTATGAACCAAATTTTAGAGATTCAAAGCAGCCCGCAGCAAGCTTTGCTTTATTTATTAGCCTTTTTAAAACAACAAGATTATCAGTTTACGACCATTACACCACTTTCCCACCAGCGAATTCTGAATCGGAAAAAGAATGAAATTTATAAGCACAGAACCCTTCAGGATATCTTTGGCTGGAATCTAAACTTTAAAAAAACTGATCTTGATCCCGTTCTGTTTGAATTATTGCAAGAACATCAACTTCTACAGGTTCAGGAAGATCAATACTTGAGTCAGATTCGAGTTTCTTCACTCGATGGCGAACTCTTTATTCATTCAGCTTTTCCGACTACTCAGCAAGATGCGGTATTTTTTGGCCCGGATACGTATCGCTTTATCTATCATCTCAAGCAATATCTAGCCACTCAGCCTCGTCCTTTCAAACGGGCCGTGGAAATGTGTTGTGGCACTTCAGCAGCCGCGATCAGTATAGCCAGACATTTTCCAGATGTGAATGAAATTATGGTTGCAGACCTGAATCCCAAAGCCTTGCTCTATAGCCAGATTAATATCAGTCTTTCCAGCTTAAACCATATTCATCCGGTTCAAAGTAATTTATTTTCCAATCTTGATGGAAAATTTGATCTGATTTTTGCTAATCCGCCGTATTTAATTGATCCGGATCAACGTCAATATCGTCATGGCGGTAATAAACTGGATGGCTGTGATTTATCATTCAGGATTATAAAAGAAGGTCTACAGCGGCTGAATGTTGGTGGACGTTTATTCCTCTATACTGGAGTAACTGTAACTGAGCATGGCAATCTGTTTTTGCAGCATCTTAAAAATTTGATGAAACAGCATCAAAATATAACTTGGTCCTATGAGGAAATTGACCCGGATATTTTTGGTGAAGAACTGGAACAGCCTGCTTACCAACATGTGCAAAGAATTGCTTTGGCTCTGATCAAGATTGAAGTAGGCGATTAAAGAATATTTATTTATCAATTATGGAATTTTAAAATTTTGACTTTGTTCGCTATCAGCTTATTTTAAATCGTTTTATTAAAATCATAAGCAATAAAAAAACCCCAATCTTTCGACTAGGATTTTTAAAATTTGGCGGAAGCGGTGAGATTCGAACTCACGGAGGACTCACACCCTCGTCGGTTTTCAAGACCGGTGCATTAAACCGCTCTGCCACGCTTCCATGGGCGCAATAATACGGAGCTTTTGTCCGGCTGACAAGTGAAAATTACAGTGAATGCAATCAACTGCATATAGTTTCATCAAATCCTTACAGTTTTGCTGCTAATTCCGCTCCCTCACGAATGGCGCGCTTGGCATCGAGTTCAGCAGCCAGTTTTGCACCGCCAATAATATGATACTGCGCCAAGGTATTTTCCCCAGCACTCGGCATCAGGTCTTTTACCGATTCCTGACCTGCACATACCACAATGGTATCCACACGCAATAATTGAGCATGGCCATCTACCTCAATCCATAAGCCTTCATCCGTGACAGATTTATATTGCACACCGCGCAACATCCGCACGGCATGTTTTTTTAACTGGGCACGATGTACCCAGCCTGAAGTCTTGCCTAGTCCTGCGCCAAGCGGTGTCTTTTTACGTTGTAATAGATAAATTTCCCGTACTGGAGGTTCTACTTCAGCACGCTGTAACCCGCCTTCAGTCACATAATCTGGATGAGAATCTACACCCCATTCACGTTTCCACTCATCTACAGGCTGTGGCTGTACCTGATGCGGCGGCTTTAATAAAAACTCCGACACATCAAAACCAATACCACCCGCGCCGATGACCGCAACACGATCACCGACAGGCGCACCGCGTAGCACTTCTGCATAAGACAACACTTGTGGTGCCTGACTACCTTCGATATTCAAGGCACGCGGCACAACCCCTGTGGCCACAATCACCTCATCAAAACCTTCACGCTCCAACTGCTCGCGATTGACCCGGGTATTGAGACGCAGATCAACTCCGGTTTTTTCTAGCTGCACTTTAAAATAACGAATCGTTTCGTGAAATTCTTCTTTCCCCGGAATCACTTTAGCCAGATTGAACTGCCCGCCTACTTCATGACTGGCCTCAAACAAAGTGACATCATGCCCGCGACTGGCTGCGACAGTAGCCGCTGACAGACCTGCAACACCACCACCAATCACTGCAATACTTTTCGGTTTTTTGGTTTTGACATAGACCAGTTCGGTCTCATAAGCGGCACGCGGATTGACCAGACAGGTTGCGCGCTGGTTTTTAAAGGTATGATCCAAGCAAGCCTGATTACAGGCGATACAGGTATTGATTTCATCAACACGATTGGTTGCGGTTTTGTTGACCCAGAAAGCATCGGCCAAAAGTGGACGTGCCATCTGTACCATATCTGCCTGACCAGAGGCCAGAATCGCCTCGGCAGTGTCTGGCATATTGATCCGGTTAGAGGCAATCACCGGCACCGAAACATGTTTCTTAACTTCAGAAGTGTAATCGACAAAAGCAGCTCGAGGCACGGAAGTCACAATAGTTGGAATACGTGCTTCATGCCAGCCAATCCCGGTATTGAGCAAAGTAATTCCTGCCTTTTCCAAAGCTTTAGCTACGGTAATCACTTCCTGCATGGTATTGCCATCATGTACCAAATCGAGAAGTGACAAACGGAAACAGATAATAAATTTCTCACCAATTTCAGCGCGAATCGCTTTAACAATTTCTACGGCAAAACGCATCCGGTTTTCAATCGGGCCGCCCCAACGGTCAATACGCTGATTGACATGACGACTTAAAAACTGATTCAGCAAATAGCCTTCAGAACCCATAATTTCTACGCCATCGTAGCCGGCTTTTTTGGCAATGCTGGCAGTTTTCACATAATCCTGAATGGTATTCAGGATCTGTTTATCTGACATTTCACGCGGTTTAAAAGGAGAAATTGGTGATTTGATCGGGCTGGCCGAAACCACAAAAGGCTGATAGCCATAACGTCCGGCATGCAGAATCTGTAAAAGAATTTTAGCACCATGCTTATGCACTGCATGTGTCACCAGACGATGTGGTGCAATATCGCCCAAGGTATTCATGGTACCGCCCGCCGGCAACAGCCAGCCTTGACGGTTTGGCGATATTCCACCTGTAATCAGCAGACCCACACCACCCTTTGCACGTTCGCCAAAATAAGCTGCCAGTTTAGGATAGTTATAGAAGCGGTCTTCCAGACCAGTATGCATCGACCCCATCACCACCCGGTTTTTAATGGTGGTAAAACCCAAATGCAGTGGCTTTAAAATGTTGGCATAGCGCGTCGTGGTCATAACAAATCCCTGATTATATTTGGCTGAGCAAGTCATTCCCTTACTTTAACTGATTTTCAGCGGCTTTTTATGACCCGGAGTTCAGCATTTTCAGGCACAAATATCAATCTTCGAAACAGTTCTTTCTATACATGACGAATTAGTTCTGCCATTGTCGTGCGCTGGATTTCCATAATGCAATCACGCCCAATACTGTACCAATTGGAAAACTCAGCAACATCAGAATAGCCATTATTCTGGATAAAGTACGTCCTGAACCATTGCCCTGCTTCACCTTTATACTGGCCTGGATATTAAAAAACATCAACAAGCCTAAAAGCAGCAGCACCACACCTAAACTCAGCATGGAAATACTGGATTGCTGATATTCAAGATATAAAAACAGCACTGTACTAAAACCAATCAGGCCGGCATAAATCCCATGTAACAGTGCCAGCGTTTCATTCTTAGCTTTAGGATTTAAATTAGGTAAAGGTGGAATGCGAGTCGCCATGCTTTTATTCCTGTTTTATCTGGTTTTTAACTTTATTCGGGTGAATATAACCAATTTCTTCCGTTTTCAGCAGGATTCTGGTGAAAATCGTGCGATTTATGATTATTTAAGCCTATTGAATAGAGATTTTAAAACGAGTTTTTCTTTTCTAAAGCAAACCTAAATAAATTAATGATACAATTGATGCAATATGTATTTTTTCAGGCCACCAATTCTGGCGTGCCTATTTCATATCATTAGGATGAACAATGTCTGATAATGCAACTATCTTGCAGAATGTCCCAGTAGGTAAAAAAGTTGGTATTGCCTTCTCTGGTGGTCTAGATACTTCTGCTGCTCTTTTGTGGATGAAACAAAAAGGCGCTGAACCTTATGCTTACACAGCAAACTTGGGTCAGCCAGACGAAGACGATTACGATGCGATTCCAAAAAAAGCTGAAGCTTATGGCGCAGTAAAAGCACGTTTAATCGACTGCCGTTTACAGCTTGCATTAGAAGGTATTGCTGCAATTCAATGTGGTGCGTTCCATATTTCTACAGGTGGTATGCCTTATTTCAACACGACACCATTGGGTCGTGCAGTAACTGGCACCATGCTTGTAACTGCCATGAAAGAAGATGACGTTAACATCTGGGGTGACGGTTCGACTTATAAAGGCAACGACATTGAACGTTTCTACCGTTATGGTTTATTGACCAATCCTGCGCTTAAAATCTACAAGCCTTGGTTAGACCAAACTTTCATTGACGAGCTGGGCGGACGTGCAGAAATGTCACAGTTCCTGATCGACAATGGTTTTGACTATAAAATGTCAAAAGAAAAAGCTTATTCAACTGACTCAAACATGCTGGGTGCGACGCACGAAGCTAAAGATCTTGAATACCTGAATGCAGGCATCAAAATCGTTGAGCCAATCATGGGCGTTGCGTTCTGGAAAGATGACGTAGAAGTAAAAGCTGAAGAAGTATCGATTACTTTTGAAGAAGGCTTCCCGGTTGCTATCAACGGTCAACGCATTGAAGATCCAGTTGAATTTATTCTTGAAGCGAACCGCATCGGTGGCCGTCACGGTCTAGGTATGTCGGATCAAATCGAAAACCGTATCATCGAAGCGAAATCTCGCGGTATCTATGAAGCTCCGGGTATGGCGCTGCTTCACATCGCTTATGAGCGTCTGGTAACGGGTATTCATAACGAAGATACGATTGAACAATACCGTATTAACGGTCTACGTTTAGGTCGTTTGCTTTACCAAGGTCGCTGGTTCGATTCTCAAGCGCTTATGCTGCGTGAAACTGCACAGCGTTGGGTTGCTAAAGCAGTTACCGGTACTGTAACGATCGAATTGCGTCGTGGTAATGACTACACCATTATGAATACTGAATCTCCGAACCTCACTTATGAAGCTGAGCGTTTGACTATGGAGAAAGGTGATTCTATGTTCTCGCCGATGGATCGTATTGGTCAGTTGACCATGCGTAACCTGGATATCACGGATACTCGTGCGAAACTGGGCATCTATACAGAGACTGGTTTATTGGCAGTTGGTTCAGCATCTGCAGTGCCACAACTAAAAGACAAAAACTAAGTTTTAGTCCTTTTTAGTTTCATAAAAAACCGCTCCTGATGAGCGGTTTTTTATTGAGGGTTCGTTTATTGATTGTAATAATCTCTAACCATTTGCGATATCTGAATTGACTGAACGAATGGACTGATAATAAATCTGGTTGCGTCCAAGCTGTTTGGCACGATATAGCGCCTGATCCGCGATTCCCAATAAGGCGTCTTTATCAATATCATCTTCACCACGATAAACGGTAATGCCTAAACTGATGGTGATATGTTTCGCAACCGAGGATTTTTCATGCGGGATTTCCAGACGGTCAATCGCCTTAAAAATATTTGAAGCCACTGCATAAGCACCATGTGCGTCCGTTTCTGGCAAGAGCACTACAAACTCCTCCCCGCCATAACGTGCGACAAAGTCCATATGACGAATGGCATTCTTGATGGTTTTGGCAATAGTCGAAATGACATCATCACCTTTCTGATGCCCATAAAAATCGTTGTAATTTTTAAAGAAATCTACATCGATAAACAGAATTGCCAATGCCGTTTCTTCACGATGTGCACGTTCGAAATGGACTTGCAGCGTCTCATCAAAAGTCCGTCGATTGGAAATCTTGGTCAGCTCATCGTACTGACTCAAATGTAATAATTCGTTGGTATGGATACGCTGGATCTGCTCACTGATTCTGGCGCGAATGCTATAGAGAAATATCACACGTTCACGGGCAAAAATCATATGGCTAATCACATAACCCAGCAAGCAACTTCCAATTAAAATCCGGCCAAAAACCATAGGATTAAATTCAACTGAAAGGCTAAACAATACAAGAATAGTAGTTACCGCAGCGAGTAATCCGGTGACCAGCATCTGAATCGGTCTAATACCGGTCAGAATATAACCCAGGATATACACGATCGTGACTATGGCCATGGACTGATGCTGCAAGGCATCAGTTTTAATCGACATGGTAATGCATGAAATTGACACCTGTATCCAGAACACCAACAGCATCGAAGCCTGCGGGAAAAAGCGCTTGATCTTGGGTAAACAGGAGAATATATAAAAAATGATTAATGACATGCCACCATTGAGCAGGCCCAGCATACACAGGACAAAATCATGTACGAAATATTCTTTGCTGATGCTCCAGTAATCTGTAGGAATCATTACCACTAAAAAAAGGAAATAGGCTAGTACTCCAGCCCAGACATATTTTTCGACATGTTTACGGGCGCGTTCCAGATTTTTGGTCCAGAATTCTTGTTCCAGATTTTGTGGGAACACCGGGCCTACACGCTGGCTTTGCCGTGTAATCAGTTGTTCTATGTCTTCTTTATCATCTTGCAATTTCGCTAGATTGTACTTGTATTCCATTGCCAAGTATTTATGTAATTTTTTTATTAATTTTAAAATAACATACTTTTTAAAATTAATTTATACATATCCCTTATTTTGTAGCGCTTTCTCGTTACCATTTTTACTATAGATGGATTATCATTTGTTTTATTTGTTCGACTGAATTTGCCTTGAATACGATTACGATTCTCCAGCCAGATGATTGGCACGTTCACCTGCGTGATGGTTTAGCACTTCAACGTACTGTTCCCGATTTAGCCAAGCAGTTTTCTCGCGCCATTTGCATGCCAAATCTGGTGCCACCCGTTAAAACTGTCGAAGAGGCCAATGCCTACCGTGAACGTATCATGGCACATGTGCCTGAAGGGGTAAATTTCGACCCGCGTATGGTGCTGTATTTCACTGACAACACCCCGGCAAGCGAAGTTAAAAAGATCAAAGAATCTGCGCATGTCAATGCCATCAAGCTCTATCCTGCGGGTGCGACCACCAACTCCGATAGTGGTGTGAGCGATATGAGCAAAGTCTACGGCGTAATTGAACAGCTTGAAGAACACCAAGTGCCTTTATTGCTACATGGTGAAGTGACGCATAATCATGTCGATATTTTTGACCGTGAAAAGCGTTTCCTGGATGAAGTGCTGGCTCCCTTACTCAGACAATTTCCCAAGCTGAAACTGGTGCTCGAACACATCACCACCAGCGAAGCAGCAAACTTTGTACTTGAGCAAGACCGTAATGTCGCTGCAACCATTACGCCGCAACATTTATTGTTTAACCGCAATGACATGCTGGTTGGTGGGATCAAGCCGCATTTCTACTGCTTGCCGATTTTAAAACGTCAAACGCATCAGCAAACTTTGCTGGAAGTCGCAACCAGCGGTAATCCTAAATTTTTCCTGGGAACAGATAGCGCGCCGCATTCAAAAAATGCAAAAGAAAATGCGTGTGGCTGTGCAGGATGTTATAGTGCGCCGACTGCCATTGAGCTGTATGCTCAGGCATTTGATCAGGTGGGTAAAATTGAACGCCTGGAAGGTTTTGCCAGCCATTTTGGTGCAGACTTCTATGGCCTGCCACGTAATACCAATACCATTACCCTGGTTAAAGAAGATCAAGTAATCCCTGAAAGTTTAGACTATCTGGATGGTGAACAGATTATCCCACTGTATGCTGGTAAAACCATTCAATGGAGAAAAGTGTGACAAATGAAACGCTCCCAATCATTGGTCAACGTTTTCGTGGATTCTTACCTGTAGTTGTCGATGTCGAGACTGCAGGTTTTAATGCGCAGACTGATGCATTGCTGGAAATTGCGGCCATTCCGATTGTTTATAATGAGGAGGGTCAATTTGTGCCGGGTCAAGCTTACCATGCACATATCAATCCTTTCGAAGGGGCAAACCTCGACCGACGTTCGCTGGAGTTTATTGGGATCGATCCTTCTAATCCAATGCGAATCGCCATGGCCGAAGATGAGAAAACTGCACTCAAGCGCATTTTTAAATCGGTGAATGAAGTGCGTCGCCAGCAAAATTGTACCCATGCAGTTTTAGTCGGACACAATGCACATTTCGATTTAGGTTTTCTTCAGGCCGCGATTGCCCGTACCGGGACCAAAAACCAGAACCCGTTTCATAGTTTTTCTGTCTTCGATACAGTGACTTTAAGTGCGGTGATGTTTGGTCAGACTGTACTGGCGAAGTCCTGTATCCAAGCTGGAATCGAGTTTGATGGTAAAGAAGCCCATTCTGCATTATATGATACGCAGAAGACCGCTGAACTGTTTTGCTATATTTTAAACAAACTCGCACCTCACCTGCTTGACACTCTGGTGGCGGATCAATAAGATACCGCCATCTTCTAAACGTCCCTATCGTCTAGAGGCCTAGGACATCGCCCTTTCACGGCGGTAACCGGGGTTCGAATCCCCGTAGGGACGCCATCTATTTTTTCTCTTCTTTATATTTCTTTGATCAGCATCTTAAGCTGCTCAAGTCCTACACTTTTATCAATTAATTAATGAAAATAATTCTCATTACTATTGATTACCTACTCTAAGTTAATGATAATCACTTTCATTATCTTTCGCAGATTTAACCCTTCTCATGCGTTTTGCTTATTCCCCACTTTCTATTGCGGTTCTAACAGCTTTATCAACATCTAGTTTTGCAGAAGAATCAAATTATCAAGAATCCATCCTCAAGGAAGCTACGGTTAAGTTCAGCACGATTATTATCGAAGCTCAGCAAGTAAATGAAGTGGGAAAAACAGTTTATTCAAAAGAAGATTTAGAAAGTACGCCAAATAGCTCAAAGAACATTACCGATTTTTTAAAAGTGAATCCGAATGTGCAGTTTAGTCAGTCACAACTTGCAGCAGGTTCTCAAGGTGAAATTAAACCTGCCGAAATCTCAATTAATGGTGCACAAACCTTCCAAAACAATTTCATTGTGAATGGTGTTTCCAACAACCTACTTATTAATCCAGCAAATTCAAACACAAATACGTTTCAAGATATTGGGACTGGCGCACAAGCTATGGCAGTGAACACTGACCTACTTTGTGAGCTTGAAGTATTAGATAGCAATGTGTCTGCCGCTTATGGTCAATTCACAGGTGGTGTTATAAATGCTAAAATATGCGCACCGCAAACAGAGATAGGTAAAATTCACGGTTCTATCA
The nucleotide sequence above comes from Acinetobacter lwoffii. Encoded proteins:
- the rnt gene encoding ribonuclease T, which codes for MEKSVTNETLPIIGQRFRGFLPVVVDVETAGFNAQTDALLEIAAIPIVYNEEGQFVPGQAYHAHINPFEGANLDRRSLEFIGIDPSNPMRIAMAEDEKTALKRIFKSVNEVRRQQNCTHAVLVGHNAHFDLGFLQAAIARTGTKNQNPFHSFSVFDTVTLSAVMFGQTVLAKSCIQAGIEFDGKEAHSALYDTQKTAELFCYILNKLAPHLLDTLVADQ
- the argG gene encoding argininosuccinate synthase translates to MSDNATILQNVPVGKKVGIAFSGGLDTSAALLWMKQKGAEPYAYTANLGQPDEDDYDAIPKKAEAYGAVKARLIDCRLQLALEGIAAIQCGAFHISTGGMPYFNTTPLGRAVTGTMLVTAMKEDDVNIWGDGSTYKGNDIERFYRYGLLTNPALKIYKPWLDQTFIDELGGRAEMSQFLIDNGFDYKMSKEKAYSTDSNMLGATHEAKDLEYLNAGIKIVEPIMGVAFWKDDVEVKAEEVSITFEEGFPVAINGQRIEDPVEFILEANRIGGRHGLGMSDQIENRIIEAKSRGIYEAPGMALLHIAYERLVTGIHNEDTIEQYRINGLRLGRLLYQGRWFDSQALMLRETAQRWVAKAVTGTVTIELRRGNDYTIMNTESPNLTYEAERLTMEKGDSMFSPMDRIGQLTMRNLDITDTRAKLGIYTETGLLAVGSASAVPQLKDKN
- a CDS encoding methyltransferase: MNQILEIQSSPQQALLYLLAFLKQQDYQFTTITPLSHQRILNRKKNEIYKHRTLQDIFGWNLNFKKTDLDPVLFELLQEHQLLQVQEDQYLSQIRVSSLDGELFIHSAFPTTQQDAVFFGPDTYRFIYHLKQYLATQPRPFKRAVEMCCGTSAAAISIARHFPDVNEIMVADLNPKALLYSQINISLSSLNHIHPVQSNLFSNLDGKFDLIFANPPYLIDPDQRQYRHGGNKLDGCDLSFRIIKEGLQRLNVGGRLFLYTGVTVTEHGNLFLQHLKNLMKQHQNITWSYEEIDPDIFGEELEQPAYQHVQRIALALIKIEVGD
- a CDS encoding GGDEF domain-containing protein, whose translation is MEYKYNLAKLQDDKEDIEQLITRQSQRVGPVFPQNLEQEFWTKNLERARKHVEKYVWAGVLAYFLFLVVMIPTDYWSISKEYFVHDFVLCMLGLLNGGMSLIIFYIFSCLPKIKRFFPQASMLLVFWIQVSISCITMSIKTDALQHQSMAIVTIVYILGYILTGIRPIQMLVTGLLAAVTTILVLFSLSVEFNPMVFGRILIGSCLLGYVISHMIFARERVIFLYSIRARISEQIQRIHTNELLHLSQYDELTKISNRRTFDETLQVHFERAHREETALAILFIDVDFFKNYNDFYGHQKGDDVISTIAKTIKNAIRHMDFVARYGGEEFVVLLPETDAHGAYAVASNIFKAIDRLEIPHEKSSVAKHITISLGITVYRGEDDIDKDALLGIADQALYRAKQLGRNQIYYQSIRSVNSDIANG
- the pyrC gene encoding dihydroorotase, which produces MNTITILQPDDWHVHLRDGLALQRTVPDLAKQFSRAICMPNLVPPVKTVEEANAYRERIMAHVPEGVNFDPRMVLYFTDNTPASEVKKIKESAHVNAIKLYPAGATTNSDSGVSDMSKVYGVIEQLEEHQVPLLLHGEVTHNHVDIFDREKRFLDEVLAPLLRQFPKLKLVLEHITTSEAANFVLEQDRNVAATITPQHLLFNRNDMLVGGIKPHFYCLPILKRQTHQQTLLEVATSGNPKFFLGTDSAPHSKNAKENACGCAGCYSAPTAIELYAQAFDQVGKIERLEGFASHFGADFYGLPRNTNTITLVKEDQVIPESLDYLDGEQIIPLYAGKTIQWRKV
- a CDS encoding NADPH-dependent 2,4-dienoyl-CoA reductase, whose protein sequence is MTTTRYANILKPLHLGFTTIKNRVVMGSMHTGLEDRFYNYPKLAAYFGERAKGGVGLLITGGISPNRQGWLLPAGGTMNTLGDIAPHRLVTHAVHKHGAKILLQILHAGRYGYQPFVVSASPIKSPISPFKPREMSDKQILNTIQDYVKTASIAKKAGYDGVEIMGSEGYLLNQFLSRHVNQRIDRWGGPIENRMRFAVEIVKAIRAEIGEKFIICFRLSLLDLVHDGNTMQEVITVAKALEKAGITLLNTGIGWHEARIPTIVTSVPRAAFVDYTSEVKKHVSVPVIASNRINMPDTAEAILASGQADMVQMARPLLADAFWVNKTATNRVDEINTCIACNQACLDHTFKNQRATCLVNPRAAYETELVYVKTKKPKSIAVIGGGVAGLSAATVAASRGHDVTLFEASHEVGGQFNLAKVIPGKEEFHETIRYFKVQLEKTGVDLRLNTRVNREQLEREGFDEVIVATGVVPRALNIEGSQAPQVLSYAEVLRGAPVGDRVAVIGAGGIGFDVSEFLLKPPHQVQPQPVDEWKREWGVDSHPDYVTEGGLQRAEVEPPVREIYLLQRKKTPLGAGLGKTSGWVHRAQLKKHAVRMLRGVQYKSVTDEGLWIEVDGHAQLLRVDTIVVCAGQESVKDLMPSAGENTLAQYHIIGGAKLAAELDAKRAIREGAELAAKL